From the Quercus lobata isolate SW786 chromosome 6, ValleyOak3.0 Primary Assembly, whole genome shotgun sequence genome, one window contains:
- the LOC115949672 gene encoding uncharacterized protein LOC115949672: MLKVGRLFGAAMASIAGSNVLPVKSVGKFGPQCTLKSLFSSSGPYQNFVDSSWQLDCDNETYAGLLPTNFEGVPMVGLDAMKHANSTLEDFCRSYFMFHGMDVNRPQSIFKYLPVLYFTGSFLYQLDCLNEKILNLHTSGVSVSERGCKEGHQRLITKFTDALQSNPFRPLTGLLEFHGLLTERIREEFKSAEEYWPLERKLCSPLMNKDEISIEDVMRAIHLKSSDYRILNLLLYQLRGEKVNDLHMEFLSVVEFLVEVSDDLIDYEDDVLKNSFNVLRMFVKIYGASRAPTMLVKYITEAEQKYDSLLKTLDPQLALNYQKRRDEVIEEGGKIYGQDLRTWSMPNVIVDEELYRSNFTNSK, from the exons atgtTAAAAGTTGGGAGACTCTTTGGAGCTGCAATGGCTTCTATTGCAGGATCCAATGTCCTTCCTGTCAAATCTGTTGGGAAATTCGGACCTCAATGCACATTGAAAAGCTTGTTTTCTTCATCTg GTCCTTATCAAAATTTTGTTGATAGTTCTTGGCAGCTTGATTGTGATAATGAGACATATGCTGGTTTGTTGCCAACTAATTTTGAAGGCGTCCCTATGGTTGGGTTGGATGCAATGAAACACGCAAATTCTACCCTTGAGGATTTT TGCAGGTCCTATTTCATGTTTCACGGAATGGACGTAAACAGACCACAGtcaatattcaaatatttaCCTGTGCTTTATTTCACAGGAAGTTTTCTATATCAG CTGGATTGTTTAAATGAGAAGATACTGAATCTACACACCAGTGGAGTTTCTGTTTCAGAAAGAGGATGCAAG GAAGGACATCAGAGATTGATTACTAAGTTCACAGATGCACTTCAAAGCAACCCATTTAGACCACTTACGGGTCTACTTGAATTTCATGGTCTTTTGACAGAGAG GATAAGAGAAGAATTTAAGTCTGCAGAAGAGTATTGGCCTTTGGAAAGAAAGCTTTGTAGTCCTCTAATGAACAAAGACGAG ATCTCCATTGAAGATGTGATGAGGGCAATTCATCTAAAATCATCTGATTATCGAATTCTAAATCTTCTTCTATATCAGTTGAGAGGAGAAAAG GTTAATGATTTGCATATGGAATTTCTATCAGTCGTAGAATTCCTGGTGGAGGTATCCGATGATCT GATTGACTATGAG GATGATGTACTAAAGAACAGTTTCAATGTTTTGCGTATGTTCGTCAAAATATATGGAGCTTCAAGAGCCCCAACTATGCTG GTGAAATACATTACTGAGGCTGAGCAGAAGTATGACAGTTTATTGAAAACCTTGGATCCCCAACTAGCTTTGAATTACCAGAAAAGACGTGATGAAGTCATTGAAGAAG